A single Salmo salar chromosome ssa19, Ssal_v3.1, whole genome shotgun sequence DNA region contains:
- the zgc:65997 gene encoding C-factor, which yields MAAVALVQGASRGLGLEFCRNILINKAPGALIATCRNPDNAAELMSLVAQHPGKVTVLKLDVNREDDIQRAAEHVKKEFGKVDLIINSSAMLHPSGKGETSLKDVSAQGIISTLTTNTVGPLVMAKYFAPLLQKGSGAFGQQPPEKAKQHSGIIVNITAKVGSIGDNGLGGWYSYRMSKAALNMATRNLSIELGRSRPRVVCVSMHPGTVNTDLSRPYHKNVPKDKLFSTSHSVHCLMSIIDSLNIDKTGKAYNWNGSELPW from the exons ATGGCTGCCGTAGCACTGGTACAGGGTGCGAGTAGGGGACTGGGACTCGAATTTTGCAGAAATATCTTAATAAACAAAGCGCCAGGAGCATTGATCGCGACATGCAGAAATCCGGACAATGCCGCGGAGTTGATGAGTTTAGTTGCGCAACACCCGGGAAAAGTGACAGTTCTGAAATTGGACGTAAACAGGGAAGATGACATCCAACGCGCGGCTGAACATGTTAAAAAGGAATTCGGCAAAGTTGACCTGATCATCAACTCCTCAGCGATGCTTCATCCCTCTGGCAAAGGTGAGACCAGCCTGAAGGATGTTTCTGCACAG GGAATAATCTCAACATTGACAACAAACACTGTGGGACCATTGGTGATGGCCAAGTACTTCGCTCCACTATTGCAGAAGGGTAGTGGTGCATTTGGCCAGCAGCCGCCAGAGAAAGCCAAACAGCATAGTGGGATCATTGTCAACATCACTGCAAAAGTCGGATCCATTGGTGATAACG GTCTTGGCGGGTGGTACAGCTATAGAATGTCCAAAGCAGCACTCAACATGGCCACGCGTAACCTGTCCATCGAACTGGGGAGGAGCAGGCCCAGAGTGGTGTGCGTGTCCATGCATCCCGGCACAGTGAATACGGATTTGTCTCGTCCCTATCACAAGAATGTGCCCAAGGACAAGCTCTTCAGCACGAGCCACTCTGTGCACTGCCTCATGAGCATTATAGATAGCCTGAATATTGACAAAACAGGGAAAGCCTACAACTGGAATGGTTCAGAACTGCCCTGGTGA